A region from the Canis aureus isolate CA01 chromosome 8, VMU_Caureus_v.1.0, whole genome shotgun sequence genome encodes:
- the TPST1 gene encoding protein-tyrosine sulfotransferase 1 isoform X2 — MVGKLKQNLLLACLVISSVTVFYLGQHAMECHHRIEERSQPLRLESTKTTVRTGLDIKANKTFAYHKDMPLIFIGGVPRSGTTLMRAMLDAHPDIRCGEETRVIPRILALKQMWSRSSKEKIRLDEAGVTDEVLDSAMQAFLLEIIVKHGEPAPYLCNKDPFALKSLTYLARLFPNAKFLLMVRDGRASVHSMISRKVTIAGFDLNSYRDCLTKWNRAIETMYNQCMEVGYKKCMLVHYEQLVLHPERWMRTLLKFLHIPWNHSVLHHEEMIGKAGGVSLSKSIKENFSSLNFLRKNLRLRK; from the coding sequence ATGGTTGGAAAGCTGAAGCAGAACTTACTATTGGCATGTCTGGTGATTAGTTCTGTGACTGTGTTTTACTTGGGCCAACACGCCATGGAATGCCATCACCGAATAGAAGAACGAAGCCAGCCCCTCAGATTGGAGAGCACAAAGACCACTGTGCGAACTGGCCTGGACATCAAAGCCAATAAAACCTTTGCCTATCACAAAGATATGCCTTTAATATTTATTGGAGGTGTGCCTCGGAGTGGAACCACACTCATGAGGGCCATGCTAGATGCACACCCCGATATTCGCTGTGGAGAGGAAACCAGGGTCATTCCCCGAATCCTGGCCCTGAAACAGATGTGGTCACGGTCAAGTAAAGAGAAAATACGTTTGGATGAGGCTGGTGTCACCGATGAAGTGCTAGATTCTGCCATGCAAGCCTTCCTACTAGAAATTATTGTGAAGCATGGGGAGCCAGCTCCTTATTTATGTAATAAAGATCCCTTTGCCCTGAAATCCTTAACTTACCTTGCTAGGTTATTCCCCAATGCCAAATTTCTCCTGATGGTCCGAGATGGCCGGGCATCAGTACATTCAATGATTTCTCGGAAAGTTACCATAGCTGGGTTTGACCTGAACAGCTATCGAGACTGTTTGACTAAGTGGAATCGTGCCATAGAGACCATGTATAACCAGTGTATGGAGGTTGGTTATAAAAAATGCATGTTAGTTCACTATGAACAACTTGTCTTGCATCCTGAACGATGGATGAGAACGCTCTTGAAATTCCTTCATATTCCATGGAACCACTCAGTGTTACACCATGAGGAGATGATTGGGAAAGCTGGAGGAGTATCTCTGTCAAA